The genomic interval atccggtcaaacgctCGACGTGacccttttgccaaaaattcTTGGCAACCATCCGTcccataaaaactttatttttgatttctgtatccaaacatttgatcatttgtcttatttaaaacatttatataaaaacttaaaaaattagtcaggtataaagtactattcatgtttactatctagtaacaataaagttattaatcacaacaaatttcaaataatatgaagagtcaaaaaaattgtatcaaaaaattaaaaaataaacttaatacggaacagaggtagtatatatatataaaatataatataatataattatttatatttatagagtatTCTTTAACTTTATGTTAGCTAACTTTACCACcgtaaaaaaccaaatattcttttttgttaaaaattatctgaCGTTGTTTCCTCCCTCAACACCAAGCAACTAACTGTCCCATCGCCTAGGTTTCTACAAGGAAGCACGTGCGGTGTATCCTGTATGCGCTATAAGCTAGATCGTTTTCTTAATGTACTGTATACATGAGATAACCATACTACAAAGAGTTGACATCTTTTCGCtgctatttatatttaattttaatttgtaatcttaaatttatagtagattttaagtttttcatcgtatttttttatcatgggcttttagatcgctaataaacacatatataaaagtttcgttcataaattacttttcattaTTAAATATGACATTCCCTAACAAAGCTGAAGGATTATCCCATAATAAaatggagagggaggagaggaaaagagaagcAGGCTGCAGCCACCTGCGACACTGGCTTTTAGGAGCTTTGTAGTGGCATTATTGTTTTAACACGTGATATATGGCTATATACGATACTAgtgaaatattaaattaattttagataatatgataaaatttaaagatagTAGACGGAGATAAAACGAAATGTAAAAGGTGTTACTTATTTACTTTACTTCGCTTTGAACTGAATTCAGATGGTTGAGTTTAGACAAGGGGGCACacatacaaaaaaatttagacaGGGTTCTTTGGCACTCCTATCCTTATATAACTCAGTCCTGACTATATTGTTAACTTTGGTATTAAGCGGCCATGTATAGGAATTAAAAAACCGGCATACACTGTTGCTCTATTACTACACTGTTGCTCTATTACTGGATGGTGTGAAGCAAACGTCACCAATAAAGTTGGTACCAGttgaaaacaaatgattttctCAGAGGTCGTTTGGATGGTGTCTAGCTTATACttcctttatattttttatatgacatcgttgacttttaagttcacgtttgaccattcgttttattaaaaaattatataactattaattattttgttataatataatttattattatataaactttaattatgcattataattttgtatatttggatataaattttgaataagatgaatgattaaacgtgaTTCTAATAATCAATGGTgtcatgcataaaaatatggaggaagtACTATTTTAAATCCGATAGAGTAATTCGTAGCAGCTCAGGATGTTTCATCTTGCATAAAGAATAAAGCGCACTTACCACCACCAGGCACCAGCCCTATGGCAAATTGTTGGAACCAGCCACCCTCTGGATGAGATCAAAAGACACATTCCCccggcaaaagaaaaaaaaaacttttggcGTATCGAGAGAAACAAcatgtttataattaaaaataatctttaataaacttttatggACACACCGTTAACGATTTAAAaagcaaaagtaaaatataaacaacaaaGAGAAAGCctaaaatttacaccaaatttaaatatctagAATTTGGCTTACAGGTATAAGgagcaggaaaaaaaagttttaatacACTCCGTGCTAAACTGCTACTACTGGATAGCCACCAGGAATCCACGATGCGACAGTCTATCCATCCATCGCCGTTCACCAACCAATCGGCCGATCATCCTCTCACTCTCGTCCTACTCCACTCCGGCGCCACCACACCAGAATTCGCTCGCTGCAAACCTACCGCTCTCCGGACGCGATGCGATGCGCCCGTCGCTATCCACCGCTCGATCTATCGGTACACGCCGGAAAGCCAAACGggccggcacggcgacgacgacgacaaccaccaccaccagcagcgaGCTTCCTCTTCCGAGCCGGCGAAAGACGCCAAAACGGCACACAGAAAACGGTAGCGCACTACCGGTAGCTTCCACCGTCTCCGGCGCCCAATCCAGCGTCGCCGTGGACGCGTTACatccagcggcggcgcacttTTTGAGAGATGAGGTGAGATGGGAATGGGACCCCACCCAAAAACGCATCGAAACGGTGTGAAATGGCCGAAATGCACGGGTGGCACTGGCTCGCACGCACGCGCGGCATTCGCCTCACCACAAGGCAAGGAGtccgcccgctcgccgccaccgccgccgccgccgccgaaccgAGCACCGCGTGTGGCGGGGGTTTCCGTGGCGAAATGCCGCAGGTCCCCTCGTCGcaaaccgccgccgcctcgctggCTCGCGTGCCCCCCGCGTCCGTGCGCGTACTCGTTGGGTTCGGGGTGCTGCTGCTCGTCTCGCTCGTGGTCGTCCACCGCCGACCCGCGAGGACGGTGGGAGGGGGAGGCCCCGGGCCCGACCCCGAGCCCGACCCCGCCGCGCGGTTCCTGTCGCTGTCCGAGGGGGCTAACGCGACCATCGCGGCCGACCTGCGGGCGCTCACCGCGGGGCCGCACCTCGCGGggacgggcgcggcggcggcggcggccgccgcgcgcgtgctCTCGCGGTTCCGCGCCGCGGGGCTCCGAACCCTAACGCGAGAGTACACGCCCCTGCTCTCGTACCCCGGCCACGCATCGCTCGCGCTGCTCCGCGCCGACCGGACCCTCCCGGCGGACCTGTCGCTCGACGAGCCGGCGGACGTGGGGCGCCGCCTCGTGCGGCCGTACCACGCGTATGCTCCGTCCGGCGGGGCCGTCGCGGAGGCGGTGTTCGTCAACCTCGGCCGCGAGGAGGACTACCTCACGCTCGAGCGGCTCGGGGTGAGCGTCCGCGGCCGCATCGCGGTGGCGATCCGAGGAGGAGGCTATCGCGGCGGGGTGGTGCAGCGCGCCGCGGAAAGGGGCGCCGCTGCCGTGCTCATTGCCGGGCACGCGGACGGCGGAGTCGAGAGGGGCACGGTAATCCTCGGAGGCCCCGGCGACCCGCTCACCCCCGGGTGGGCCGCCACGGCCGGGGCGGAGCGCCTGGATATCGACGACGAGGCAGTTAAACGGCGATTTCCAGCCATCCCATCCATGCCGGTGTCAGGCAGGACGGCCTCGGCGATAATACGGACCCTGGGTGGCCCGGTTTTGCCGGCGGAGTGGCAGACCGGAGTTGGACTTCCGGTGGATGTCGGCGGTGTTGGACCAGGTCCCACGTTGGTCAACTTCACGTATCAGGTATAAATACAACTGTACAACCTCACCTGGATTTGTCTATCTATGATTACTCGCTTAGAGACAAGGAAGATGGGTACGTTTGCGGGCAGCAGAGACTAGAGTCGCCATGGACCGCTCCTTTGACCTATCTGGACTGGGGTTTCACTTGGTAAGCTGTCAACATTTTGTTGTCAACTTAAGAGAGACGTCTGTGAGGTCTGAATGGGGGATAGAGTCTTCGTGGTTATCCATGTTGAGAACCTGGATAAGCTACCCAATTTGTTTCAGCTGTGAAAGAGAGCCACTACATTTGCAGTCTTGATTAGGGAGCACAGTAACTGCTTTTGCTGATGGCTGGGGCTATTTTGGTTCCAGTGGACAGTGGTCCTAGCATCTGTTGATTTGTTAGCTTTTCTGAACTCGTTGTAGTGAATACAAGTAGATACTTGATGTTGAGTCTCTTGAGTCTTGACCATTGAGCAGTTTTTGCTCCTTGCGCAGTGCAGACTGGTTAATTCTAGAGAGATCATTGTTACAGATTTACATTGAATGAAAAGATTGTTGTGGCCTACGGAGCTCAGTTGAGCTCTAAATCATTGAGACATTGAGCATCTGGGTGATGTAAGTTTTGCAAGTGGTACGCTTTTATGTCTCCCTTTGTTCTGTTGCTGTGGACCTATTTGTCATTATTCTGCGTTGTTTCTATGCTGGACCTGTCGTCATGTCTCTCCATTGGAGGAGCTGTATATTGGACAAATAAAACACTGCATCATAGCAGTCCTGTAGGCACATCAGTGTTCCAGGATgcatcttttcttttgcataaGTGCATATTTGTATCTCTGGGAGATGAGACTATGTTTTGGAGTTTACTGAAGTCAAGACCATAATAATTTTCTCTTCCCTTATTTAAGGAGGACAGCAAGATGGCCACGatacatgatatttttgcCGTCATAAAAGGGTATGAAGAACCTGATCGTTATGTTATCCTTGGTAACCACCGAGATGCATGGACCTATGGAGCAGTTGATCCTAACAGTGGGACATCTGCACTTCTTGATATTGCTCGGCGTCTTGGAATAATGCTGAAGTCAGGCTGGACACCTCGGAGGACCATCATTCTTTGTAGTTGGGATGCTGAAGAGTTTGGAATGGTGAGTTCGTATTGAAGAAATATGAGTATATATTGCTGAATAGATGGATTATCCAATTAGTAGTGGGCACATGTGAAAAAGGAAACAGTGCACATTCCCCACACGACCTAACAATTTTAAAGTGACATATATAGTATTTGCATTTTATGAAAGGAGTCTGGGAAAAAGAGTCATATATAGTTGGCAATTAGATGCACATATGGTCAAAACATTAAGGTGTGTTTGCCATGAATATCAAATCAAAGCTCTTAAACTGGTTAACACTAAGTTGGGACTGcattgaaataaataatactccctctgttttttatgccgtcgacttttagatctatgtttgaccatttattttattcattttttttgcaaacatataaaattataagtcatgcttaaagtacctttaatgataaaactaatcataacaaaataattatgtaaattttttgaataaggcaaatagtcaaacttaaatgcaaaagtcaatgatgccaaattaaaaaaaacggaggtagtGTAATAATTATTTGCTATATGCAAAATAGTCTTGGTAGTTTGTAGCATGCCAATTTTGGCATGGTTTTTGGTTACAATTCAAATATCCGAACAaggttgattttaagtttagcATGTTTCTTCCGTTGGATCATTTGCAACTTGGAATCCCTTCTCTGCTTCCGAACTTGGTTTAATTTGTATGCGCCATGTAATTGTTAGGCttgttttctctaaaaaaagtcGAGCATGTTCACAGTTATCCTTTTGAGTGATCTTTCTGGTTGATTTGATTCATCTGTCACAATTCACAAGAACTCATTTTATTTGCTGCtgcgtttatttttttttctacatttTGAAGGTTCTTTTTTCCAGATCGGATCAACTGAATGGGTTGAAGAAAACCTTGAAGATCTGCATTCAAAAGCTATAGCTTACTTAAATGTTGATTGTGCGGTGCAAGGTGTCGGGTTTTTTGCTGGTTCTAGCCCCCAGTTGGACACCCTCTTGATTAATGTTACAAGACAGGTAGAGTGAAGTATTTCCATTCCGTTTTCTATGAGGTTGGGTTTTCATTTAGAAACTCCAGTACACACTCAGCTAGctataccaaattttggaactGTGCTGAGGTGAAGTTATGTTTATTTCATTCAAGGATTTTTGCCTTTTTTGCTTCTAGGTAAAAGATCCGGATGTTGAAGGAAAAACAGTCCATGATACATGGACTAAAATGAATGGAGGCATAAATGTAAGAACTTGAAGGTTTAAATATGCTTCTGTATATACATATCGAGATTGTACCTAACCAATATTGCCACTAGGTGTTCTCAACCGGTTTAAAGTAAAACATCACTTTTACAGTAGTCATATATAGGTTTCACTTTGCACATTGTAGGGTTGGTAACTTAGAATTATCTATATTGACAGCTCATCTTATGCATAGTGATCTGGTTAAACCTTTTATTTTGTGCTGTTAGTAGGGTATGTCGTGCTTATAAGTAGGAGTAGATTTTCATTCCTAGAAGGAGGACATTACACACAAAATATGCTTCCGAGATATCCTAAGTTGGTGACGTCAAATCTTTATTGTAGTCAGAAAAAGTGAAAGCTACTACTTGCTATGCATTGATCATGTACTTCTGatctgatctttttttttttacaaatccTTGCAAAAATAGGCGTAAAAAATCCATGAAATTGCTATTTAGAACAAGATATGTCAATATTGGTTTAGTATAATGCATCAATTATACAAAGAAGAAccaataacaataataatttgaCCTTATCTAGCTGCCAGCACCTTCAGTGGGTGAGTCTAGGCCCAGGCCATGCCTTGAGGTCGCTTGGGGCCTGAAAGTGAAAGCCCATTGATAAATATCACTAAATCTCATCGTTGCATCTAGGAACTATCCCTGACTAttgataaatattaaatttcaaaattgtatacaggctgggccggcccatgaCTTGGTCCAATCTTGGGTTCAGCCCTGACCACCTTAAAGCAAGTTGGGGGATGCTGCTCCAAGATTAGCCTCTAATTACTAGAACCattacatattataaattaactgATTACTTGGTCTCTGGCTGGTTGATCTTTCAAAattgttttgctaaaaaaaatttcagaaattgtTGAAAAACATTTGAATGCAACATACATGGCAGTTTATCCATAAGCAATGATTAGTTGTCCTGAACAGCTATGTGACATCTGGAATACTCCCACTCATTATCATGTTGTTATGTGGGGATTGCGGTACGGGAGGAGGCGCAGGAGAGTCCGGCAGCAACAGGATGACAAGCAATAGTAGAGTTTGTTTAATTCAGAGTTCGTTAGAGATTGGTTTTTATTCTttgagttagttaggatttcaTTGTGTTAGCTATTTAAGCCAACTTCTGGCCGGCTAATAGAGATAAACAAATTCAGATTAAATCGTCTCTAAGCCCTGCCTCATTGGTGCATCGTGATCCAGCTCTGCCGCGCCAACGAGGTCCAGGGTCGTGTCCCTCTCTACTGCTTTCAAATATAATCTCCGATGAAATCCTCCCTCTAATTCTCTAGCCCGTGACATCTTGGTATCAGAGCTCAATGTCAAGCCGAACCATCATAATTACTTCAAGCACTCCAAATGGCAGcttctataaatacaatggaAAGCCGCAAACCCTACAGAAGGTCATCCCCTTTCCATTACAGTCAGCTTTACCATTTGAGATATCTGGAGTTGACATGGCTAAAACAGTTGAAGGTGCATATGAATGGTAGGCATATCGGTTGCAGAGAATAATCACCACTCAGCTGGGTGTCTCCATCAAGTGGAGTATGCAAGGTCTGGACCCCACATGAAATTTTAGTGCTAGTCAAAATTCATACTTTCCACTTATATAGAATCGTGGAATAAGGTAATAACAAATTGTGTCAAACTGTCAATGgatattcaaattcaaatatattaaatctaCATAATTATCTATACCAAGttgtactatttttttgttgcataaTACTCTCTGCGTTCCAAAACATTAACATTTATAGGCTGTTTGGCGTAGATTAAGATTGATAGGATGGAGATAAAAGACTTTAGTGTCACTCAATAAATAAGGGATGgttttggtggtggtggtggtgggggagcGGGGGATGGGAAGAAATTTAATGAGAAGTGATTGATGGGACAAATATGACTGAATAGTGCTagaaatggttatattttggaatgaagggagtattgcatgtaaaaaatatagagttcAGGTTGATTACTGGATAGACTTTGGGCAAGTAATTTCAAAGTGTCAGCTATTGGTCTAACTCGTATAACAATCACTTTGGTTTCTTGACCAGGTATATGAGATTACCCATTTGTGCTTACTCAACAACCGATTCAAGCCCCACCATCCCTTTGAACCTTTTATTCTGACCTTGCAATTAGATGTGTTTGCCCCTTGCTTCTCAAGGCCTCAACAGCAGATTCAATGCTATTATCCCTCGACACTACTATGTTAATTGCAACCAGGTGTACACGTCTGAAATAATTATTGTAACTGGCACGGAGGAAACCTTATTTCTATCAGGCACATAGATGCCCCACTTTCTCTATTCCTATTTACCAGTGAGGTGCGCAAATAATACAATGTAGACTTCCGAGGTACCTATAATGTGTAGGGTTAAAGTAGCGTGCTTGTGTAAGTGTAAAACTGTAAATTAGGTCCACCATCCAGTTCACATGTCCATGACACCCCATCTGCATTATTCCTTGTCTTCAATGAACAAGCTGCTTATTGTGGTCCTCCTTGCTGTAGTCCCTTCCATCACCTTACTCATGTGCTAAGGGGTGAGTTTCTGGCACAGGAGGCCAAGCATTCTGCCAGGCACCCCAGTAGTCATTCCATCAACTTCACTCTGCTTGTTGTCTAAACTTTTCTATTTTATGCTATTAAATTAATGCAATGCTACTGTAACTTAAAAGACTTCTGGTTATGATCTTTTGAGCGTctaaatcatatattcatatgctCCGATTATTTACTGATGGTGAATTTGCAGATAGAAAGACTTGCCAGAACTGATTCTGACTTCGCTCCTTTTCTACATCATGCTGGAATCCCTTGTGTGGATTTATACTATGGGAAAGGTAGTTTAACCATACGGTCAAATACTTGCTGTTGATTATTGTTTAGATTACCTTAGAACTTTCCTTTTCCTTCATTTTAGCATGTGAGCATACTGGGAAAAACCTGGCTCCTCCCAAAAGAGAGAACAACACGTGTTCTCTTAAGCACAAGACATTAACGTAACCCCATTTTTAGGACCATTACTGCTTGctcattttttaagtattttgttttgagCTGTGCAATTCAATTTGGCAGCCATACACTATAGTATAGCTCTCAATGTTTTCCTGGTCCCAAGATAAAGTTAGCATAGACAGTATTTCCCCAGCACTCGCTAGCGATAAAATGTGTATTGCTGATTCTTTTAATATGATGCTAGGCACCATCTAACTGATCTAATATGCAGAATTTCCTGGATATCATACGGCTCTCGACTCATATAACTGGATGGAAAAGTATGGTGATCCATTGTTTCTTCGTCACGTGGCTAGTAAGTAGCAGTAGACTAGTAGTGatatctatactcctttaaaaCAAGGTTTGGTGGCAATGAATCTGCCACCCCATGCACCCCCTCtgcatattttacaaattaccCATTGAACttattagtatttaaaaaatcacatctaaatagatagctagatataaaatcaaattaaggtgaATGTTCCCTATAAAAAAGATGTATAACACATctcatagaaaatatatatttagttattttaggcaatattaatatgttttcttttatccataGCAAAACATAAACATTCAATGTACAATGTTGCTGGTTCAAATTATGGTAATTTGAGTTTACTGGTACTAGACCGGTCAAGAGTAAGAACATTATGGGCTATCCTATATAGAATTATACATAAAATTGCAgcagagtttgttattttgatgctTTAAATCATGCTGCACGCATTTCTCTTATAATTCTCATCAGGCTCATTTACTTTGGCCCAACAGTTGCTGAGATTTGGGGACTTCTGGCCCTTCGCTTGGCAGATGACCCTGTGCTGCCATTTGATTATCAGACATATGCTTCCCAGTTGCAGGTACATTGATTCTTTCAGAATTAACATTTCCATATGATTGGCATTTATCATCCTGAAGAGCTGTACGTGTTTGTTTATGTAGTATGCTCATTATTTGCTTCTGGAATGGGGGCCTGACCCACAAACAGGTTTCAACTCAAACTACATGATCGTTGACaatttttagtacaaatatgcTCAATCTAGTTAGGGCCTATTCActttggagaaattttaatCCATAGGAACAAGAAAAGTGCATGAATAGGAATGCATGTCCGCATCAATCCATAGGAAATTTTTCAAGAGGTTTGagtggatgaaaattttcctaGGATTTTTGTATTTCATTTGTACAAACCGAATGATTTTCATAGGAATCTAATTCTTTGTTTTTACTCCAAACAAGTAGGCCATTAATCTGAACTTTGGAAAACAGATATAGTCAATTAATCATCCATGATACACCGACTTGATGGGTTCATATGATTCTATTAGATTATGGGCATATTACTATTCCCACGAcatcatacatacatacatatatatatatatagagagagagtttagctacggtgagttgtaactcacgggctgctccgtgagtcgggatccaaaaacatatcaaactacctctaaatttcgatttatatggctcactagattcttcataccaaaatcttgtagcacgcaaaaacttttcatttttggagatttttaagtatttgtttgaaatttttaaaagtgatatatatatatatatatatatatatatgttctgattaacaaattaaatttgtaatatcTAGGGGCATGCAAATGTATTCTCTGCTATGATGCAAAATAGCacatttgttaatttgatgAATAAATTCGCCGACGATCTTTCTGGTGCAGCCATGCAAGTTCTGAAGGAGGCAGAGGTATGTTTAAGCTCTTGTGTCGTACTccgtatttatttatttgtattctATTGTCTTTCTGTTTCCATGTATTTGGGTAGCCTATAGTCTATTAGATGTGGTTGGCTGTATATTTTCCTCTTCTAGCTGTCTCTGCACACAGCACAATACTTTCGGTATTTACAAACTAGTGGAAAAATGCAGCATGTATATTAGTCATGCTTAGAACATATAGGTAGTAGATTTTAATTTCCGAGAACTTTAATCCTTTTGGTGTTTGACACATCACATAATGCtttctcataaaaaaatagtacatcAATTTGTCATCTTGCCATTTCCTACTGCCACTTGAATTCATATTTTGAATACTCTGTACCTCCATTCTTTGCTTATGACATCATTTTTACTTTCTGCTTATTTggtacaaaaaaaatccagaaatTACAGGACCTCGATGTATCTGATGGATACTCTCTGATGAGGCGGCGGCTGTTGAACGACCGCCTTCTACTCGCCGAAAGGAGCTTTCTCCAACCTGATGGACTCCAAGGAAGAGGATGGTTCAAGCATCTGGTGAGCCTCCCACTTCTACGCATAACCAAAATCTGGGAGACGATAGCTCTCAATGGACAGTCCATTCATTCATTGCCATTTTTCCCCAGAACTGAAGATGATATCACTAACGCTCCTTTTATCTTCCTTGCTAGTTGTACTCGCCTCCTGAGGACTACGAAAGCAGGCTTTCCTTCTTCCCTGGGGTAGCGGACGCCATGTCCCGGTCGAGCAATCGAAGCGCGAAAGAACGGCGGGCGTTGGTGCAGCATGAGATTTGGAAAATCTCAAGGGCAATTGGAAGAGCAGCTAATGTTCTTAGAGGTGAATTCAGCCACAGGAACGAATCGTTCAAGTCTAGCGTCTCTGTGGCTCCATAAAACCtgtgtataaataaaactggTTGGGGGTTTGCTCAGAGAAATGAAATCTCGTTGCCGGGCGAAGGTGGTCTTCTGTGGTGATTTTCTTTCCATATTGATGCACAACATCAACTTTGTTTAGAAGAAAGGTCTAATAATCTTAAACAAGACCCCAAATATTACAATCTGATCGCCAACATGGAAAGTAAAACTGAGGTAAATCTAATCTAGGCTCGCAGCTATTCTTTTCGCACCAGCAAATTAACTAACGCCGATGGAGTATCTTTACCTATTCACATTAGTCATTAGccactttttcaaaaaaaaaacattagtcATTAGCTACTGTAACGTTGGAATTGCTTATGACCTCACACTAAACGAATCAATAAACATCAAAACGAAAAATGTGCCAACTTCTCACAGACGGGAGCCGGCAGACAATGATCGGATTGTAGCGATCTGTTTGCTGGTAGAGATCTGTTTGCTGGTACACACGCACACAgagtggattttaaacccTCTAGGGGATATCCCCTTATTTATTACATGCTATAGTcaccaaaaaatttgaaaaaaaattataaagatagattaatataagatatattactaTCAAATATACAAGTTCAGATATGACTTCTATAGttcatagcaaaaataacaaatatgactatgagtatacgtatactattcagagttcaatttgttatttttgttatgaattataaaagtcatatttgacttgcatgtttgtgtagtgatatatcttatactaatttatttttataatttttttaaattttttgataattatttagataacatgtaaTAGACAAGGGACATCCCCTCGAGGGATCAGAATACTTTCTCCACGCACACATTGCCCTGTCAACACTTACGCTACAGAGGATGCACCGTAGGAGCTCGGGGTGTGTACCGATTCCCACGGAACCATGATACCAGTACTAAGTTCTAGAACATAATGTTGGCAATCTGTTACCCACCGACTTTCATCTTTTGAGTTAgggttataacccaaaatttatgtttttaactttaaatttaaagttgattttgagtttttcatcaaagtttatttttcagatttggattttaaattgatataaacatgcatataaaagttatattcacGTATTAGTTTCTgtttacaaaagttttattcacatgCTTCGGCCAGCGAGCGAAGTTCGCTCCCGGCGGACACGGCCCGAACCCGACCAGTCTAGCCGTTGCCCGCGTGAAACGGAGCCGCGAGAGAAACAAAACGGAAACGCGGGTGCGCGCGGCTAGCCGTTGCCACTTCCATACAGGGAGGCGACGCATCACGCATGCCATCGATCGCTGTGTGCGCTTCTTATTGTCGTCTTCGTCGATTCTTTCCCTTCCCTCCCCATGCAAAAAAATCTTCGCGAGATCCACACGTAATCCTGCAGCGAATCTATCCCCCTCTCCgagagcgagcgagagagatCTTGCGGCTAGATAGAGTAGATAGATATTCATGTCCCCCGACGAGGACGCCTCCAGGCGCTGCGCCGCGTGCAAGTTCCTCCGCAGGCGGTGCTCCCGCGACTGCGTCCTCGCGCCGCATTTCCCCGCCTCCGATCCCCATAGATACGCCTGCGTCCAGCGTGTCTTCGGTGCGGGCAACACTGCCAGAATGCTCCAGGTAAACTACTTCACACTCACACATGAACACTCGTATAGTATACTGAAATACCGATACTCATACTactt from Oryza brachyantha chromosome 3, ObraRS2, whole genome shotgun sequence carries:
- the LOC102704688 gene encoding probable glutamate carboxypeptidase PLA3 — translated: MAEMHGWHWLARTRGIRLTTRQGVRPLAATAAAAAEPSTACGGGFRGEMPQVPSSQTAAASLARVPPASVRVLVGFGVLLLVSLVVVHRRPARTVGGGGPGPDPEPDPAARFLSLSEGANATIAADLRALTAGPHLAGTGAAAAAAAARVLSRFRAAGLRTLTREYTPLLSYPGHASLALLRADRTLPADLSLDEPADVGRRLVRPYHAYAPSGGAVAEAVFVNLGREEDYLTLERLGVSVRGRIAVAIRGGGYRGGVVQRAAERGAAAVLIAGHADGGVERGTVILGGPGDPLTPGWAATAGAERLDIDDEAVKRRFPAIPSMPVSGRTASAIIRTLGGPVLPAEWQTGVGLPVDVGGVGPGPTLVNFTYQEDSKMATIHDIFAVIKGYEEPDRYVILGNHRDAWTYGAVDPNSGTSALLDIARRLGIMLKSGWTPRRTIILCSWDAEEFGMIGSTEWVEENLEDLHSKAIAYLNVDCAVQGVGFFAGSSPQLDTLLINVTRQVKDPDVEGKTVHDTWTKMNGGINIERLARTDSDFAPFLHHAGIPCVDLYYGKEFPGYHTALDSYNWMEKYGDPLFLRHVAIAEIWGLLALRLADDPVLPFDYQTYASQLQGHANVFSAMMQNSTFVNLMNKFADDLSGAAMQVLKEAEKLQDLDVSDGYSLMRRRLLNDRLLLAERSFLQPDGLQGRGWFKHLLYSPPEDYESRLSFFPGVADAMSRSSNRSAKERRALVQHEIWKISRAIGRAANVLRGEFSHRNESFKSSVSVAP